The nucleotide sequence ACCTGTCCGAAATGCGGCGAACACAAACTGCAAATCAAGTTCGGCAAAATGGGCCGCTTCGTCGCCTGCGCCGGCTATCCCGAGTGCAGCTACACGCGCAACGTCAACGAAACCGCCGAAGAAGCCGCCGAGCGCATCGCCAAAGCCGAAGCAGAACAAGCCGAACTTGATGGGCGCGAATGCCCCAAATGCGGCGGACGGCTGGTGTACAAATACAGCCGTACCGGCAGCAAATTCATCGGCTGCGCAAACTACCCCAAATGCAAGCACGTCGAGCCGCTGGAAAAACCCAAAGATACCGGCGTCCAATGCCCGCAATGCAAAAAAGGCAACCTCGTCGAGCGCAAATCCCGCTACGGCAAACTGTTTTACAGTTGCAGCACCTATCCCGACTGCAACTACGCCACTTGGAACCCGCCCGTTGCCGAAGAATGCCCGAACTGCCATTGGCCGGTCTTGACCATCAAAACCACCAAACGCTGGGGCGTGGAAAAAGTCTGTCCGCAAAAAGAATGCGGCTGGAAAGAACAGATTGAACCGCCTGCACCGAAAGAATGATGAAAGTAGGTTGGTTTAAAGAGAAAAGGTCGTCTGAAAAAATTTCAGACGACCTTTGCTGTTCTGTGATTGTTTTATTTAAATCCGCGTGTCGTTTTAAAGTCCGATAAAATACGGTTCATTTCTGGTTCAAATAAGGCTATGTAATCGTAAGATAGACCGCGGCTGGCACTAGGGTGGGGCAGGCAGACGACTTCGCAATTTTCAAACGATTGGAATCTGATTTTGAAACGTGTACCGCTAAAATCTTTTTGTACTACTCGTAGCGGTTGAGTTTGTTTTCCGACAAGCTGCTCGAAGCGCGGCAATACATTTGCGCAATTAAGATAATTTGTCAGGTTGCTTCCCATGAAGAGAATCAATTTAGGGCGTAGTTTCTCAATGTGGTAGAGAAAATTATCGACGTGTTCAGGTTGGAGAAATTTGTTTGGATTGTCGATTTTGTTGCCCTGAGTGGCTGCCCAGTTGGTTTGAACCAGGGATTTTTCAAATGCACCGCCCAATCCATTTTCGTCTAAGGGGTGTCCCCACATTTCAAACCAGTTTTTTATCGTATTGTCGTAACGCCACTTTTTTGCCTGCTCACCATAATAGAGGGATTTATTGGCAAATGTATGGTCGATTTTGTTTTCAGGGAGTTTGTATTCACCTGCTACATAAGCAGCCTCATCGGCTTTACTCCAACCCCATTCATACCCACAAATCATTAAACCATGTTTGTCGTTGTAACCTTGGAATATACTGTTACTGAGATTCAGGTCTGACATGATAATAACCTTATATAAATATTTCACAGAGAGATACTCATTATAAATAAGTAAATGTAATTTATCTAGTTTAAGTTTAAAATGCACTTTACATGGTGAAACATAGTTCAGTATTTCATGTCGTCAAACTCAAACTGAAAAGGTCGTCTGAAAAATTTTCAGACGACCTTTTCAGTCTTATTAAGAAAGGATTTAACGCCTTGCAAAAACCAGTGTGGCAAGAAAGAATAAACTGACTATCAGAGCAACGGTTTTGCCGATCAAGGGCAGGCAAAAGACGAACCAAAGCAGACCGCGTCCCAAGTTCGGAATCAATCCCAAGTGGCGGTAATATTCGTCAAAGAAATGGGCGTGGGCGGTGAAGGCAATCACGCCGCCGATATAAACACCCAAAATAATTTTCCAAAGCGGCATTGTCAGCCATCCATATTTTCATTAAGTATTATGGCCAATAGACTGAAAAAACGGTGGGAAAGTTCTAATGGTGGACGTAAGCAACCTTTTTATTTGAGAAAATATTTTATGATTTATAAAATTTTGTAAGTTTACCATTATAAAAAATAAAATTTCACGATGCGCCGATTTGTTTTCATGCGGCCTTAAATGAAAAAAACGCTGCGGTATAATGGCTGCTTTGTCATTCTTTAGAGGTCGTCTGAAACTGTTGGACGATTCGTTTTAATCATGAGCAAACACAGCAAACATTCAAATCAAGTCCGCATCATCGGCGGGCAATGCAGGGGACGGAAACTGGTTTTTGCAGATGCGGACGGTCTGCGTCCAACGCCTGACAGTGTCCGCGAAAAACTTTTCAATTGGCTGGGTCAGGATTTGACCGGTATGAATGCGTTGGATTTGTTTGCTGGAAGCGGCGCGTTGGGATTTGAGGCCGCGTCCCGTAACGCGAAGAGGGTGGTGCTGGCAGATAATAATCGCAAAACTGCCGATATGCTGCGGCAAAACGCCAGAGCATTGGGTTTGGATAAACTGGAAATCCTCAATACCGATGGCCTTGCGTATCTGCAGAGGTCGTCTGAAAAGTTTGATGTGGTCTTTTTGGATCCGCCGTTTGCGTGGCAGGATTGGGAAAATTTGTTTGCTTCTTTGAAAAACAGCTTGAAAAACGGGGCAATGGTCTATATTGAAGCAGGGGAGCTGCCCGATTTCCCCGAGTGGCTGGAGCCTTATCGCGAAGGACGGGCGGGTAAGAGCAGTTTTGTGCTCTTGCAGTTTGTCCAAGTAGCTGAATAGTAAGAGATTTGAGAATCATTACCAGGGTGTAAACATTCGCCTAAACGGATTGTTTTTGACGCGTTTGTGCTATAATCCGCGCCCAATCGGTTTTGATAATTTAAATGAAAAAGGAAAAGAAATGTCGCTCTTTATTACAGATGAGTGCATTAACTGTGACGTTTGCGAGCCGGAGTGCCCCAATGACGCCATCTCGCAAGGCGAGGAAATTTACGAAATCAACCCTAATTTGTGTACGCAGTGCGTAGGCCATTACGATGAGCCGCAATGTCAGCAGGTATGTCCCGTGGACTGCATCCTGATTGATGAAGAGCATCCGGAAACACACGAAGAGCTGATGGCAAAATACGAAAAAATCATTCAGTTCAAATAAATTCTTTTTTAAAGCAATAAATTGAGTGATTTTAAGAAAACAAAATTAAAAAAGAACTTGACGAAAATCTGAGTCACGAATAAACTTGCGTTCTCTTTTGGTGGGATTCCCGAGCGGTCAAAGGGGGCAGACTGTAAATCTGTTGCGAGAGCTTCGAAGGTTCGAATCCTTCTCCCACCACCAAATTCCAATGTGTTGGAGCATTGATGCAGTAAGTCTGCGGGTGTAGCTCAATGGTAGAGCAGAAGCCTTCCAAGCTTACGGTGAGGGTTCGATTCCCTTCACCCGCTCCAATAGTCTATTGGCCCATGT is from Neisseria sicca and encodes:
- a CDS encoding YfhL family 4Fe-4S dicluster ferredoxin, coding for MSLFITDECINCDVCEPECPNDAISQGEEIYEINPNLCTQCVGHYDEPQCQQVCPVDCILIDEEHPETHEELMAKYEKIIQFK
- the rsmD gene encoding 16S rRNA (guanine(966)-N(2))-methyltransferase RsmD; the protein is MSKHSKHSNQVRIIGGQCRGRKLVFADADGLRPTPDSVREKLFNWLGQDLTGMNALDLFAGSGALGFEAASRNAKRVVLADNNRKTADMLRQNARALGLDKLEILNTDGLAYLQRSSEKFDVVFLDPPFAWQDWENLFASLKNSLKNGAMVYIEAGELPDFPEWLEPYREGRAGKSSFVLLQFVQVAE